The following coding sequences are from one Oncorhynchus tshawytscha isolate Ot180627B unplaced genomic scaffold, Otsh_v2.0 Un_contig_7487_pilon_pilon, whole genome shotgun sequence window:
- the LOC112239064 gene encoding calcium and integrin-binding family member 2-like: MGNKQTIFTDEQFEAYQDCTFFTRKEILQLHGRFHELAPHLVPLDYTNQPDIRLPLALIVSMPELKENPFRNRIVEVFSEDGQGNLSFNDFVDMFSALCETAPRELKTIYAFKIYDFNVDNFLCKEDLEKTLNRLTKGELTPEEVNLVCTKAMEEADLDGDSKLSFSDFENMISKAPDFLSTFHLRI, translated from the exons ATGGGTAATAAGCAAACGATATTTACTGATGAACAGTTCGAGGCATATCAG GACTGCACATTCTTCACGCGCAAAGAAATCCTACA GTTACATGGGAGATTCCACGAGCTGGCTCCTCACCTAGTACCACTGGACTACACCAACCAGCCTGACATCAGACTCCCCCTGGCGCTCATCGTCAGCATGCCAGAACTAAAG GAGAACCCGTTCAGAAACCGCATCGTGGAAGTCTTCTCTGAGGACGGACAAGGCAACTTGAGCTTCAATGACTTTGTAGACATGTTCTCTGCTCTCTGCGAAACGGCTCCACGAGAACTGAAGACCATATATGCTTTTAAAATCTATG ATTTTAACGTGGATAACTTCCTGTGTAAGGAGGATCTGGAGAAGACGTTGAACCGGCTGACTAAAGGAGAGCTGACCCCTGAAGAGGTCAATCTGGTCTGTACCAAGGCCATGGAGGAGGCTGACCTCGACGGGGACAGCAAGCTCTCCTTCTCGGACTTTGAGAACATGATCTCTAAAGCTCCAGACTTTCTAAG